Proteins co-encoded in one Erwinia sp. genomic window:
- the livH_1 gene encoding High-affinity branched-chain amino acid transport system permease protein LivH (ID:JIFNMEKO_01356;~source:Prodigal:2.6), with product MQTFRHSLIRLLGLMLLYPFLVQAGPAEEFTQANRQEQAQLLQQWATAPDPVRLPLLEALQTETLVVDDARRPFRTEHNQFTPLEGPMPPVGTPKKIFMNNRLRTLVASALAAHQLVSPDENTRLRAASVLQRESDNAQLVLLEQRLTVETAPAVQAVLHQAIAVRQISAPDALVRLQAAQRLGDSSDPEIQATLSRLTQVQYEPDAAVRQMARESLDKVERRLMWGNWLGQAFTGLSLGSVLLLAALGLAITYGLLGVINMAHGEMLMLGAYTTWLVQVALQRFAPEWLAIYPLLALPAAFLVTSGMGMLLERTIIRHLYGRPLETLLATWGISLMLIQLVRLVFGTQNLEVANPGWLSGGLQVLPNLILPWNRLAVILFVFLVLMMTWLVLNRTRLGLQVRAVTQNRAMADCCGVPTGRVDMLAFGLGSGLAGLGGVALSQLGNVGPELGQGYIIDSFLVVVVGGVGQLAGTVVAAFSLGMLNKILEPEMGAVLGKILILVLIILFIQKRPQGLFAAKGRVTD from the coding sequence ATGCAAACATTTCGCCACAGTCTCATCCGGTTGCTCGGGCTGATGTTACTGTACCCTTTTCTGGTCCAGGCTGGCCCGGCAGAGGAGTTTACCCAGGCCAATCGGCAGGAACAGGCCCAGCTGTTACAACAGTGGGCGACCGCCCCCGACCCGGTACGGTTACCACTGCTGGAAGCCCTGCAAACTGAAACGCTGGTTGTCGATGATGCCCGGCGACCTTTTCGTACTGAGCACAATCAATTCACGCCTCTGGAGGGACCAATGCCTCCCGTCGGCACCCCGAAAAAAATCTTCATGAATAACCGGCTCAGAACCCTGGTAGCCAGCGCGCTGGCTGCGCATCAACTGGTCAGCCCGGATGAAAATACACGCCTGAGGGCAGCCAGCGTGTTACAGCGTGAAAGTGATAATGCTCAGCTGGTGCTGCTAGAGCAACGTCTTACGGTTGAAACGGCTCCCGCGGTTCAGGCTGTTTTGCACCAGGCCATTGCCGTACGGCAGATCAGTGCGCCTGATGCGCTGGTGAGATTGCAGGCCGCCCAGCGGCTCGGGGACAGCAGCGATCCTGAGATCCAGGCGACGTTGTCTCGTCTGACGCAAGTGCAATATGAACCTGATGCTGCTGTTCGTCAGATGGCGCGTGAAAGTTTAGATAAGGTTGAACGCCGTCTGATGTGGGGTAACTGGCTGGGTCAGGCTTTTACCGGTCTTTCTCTTGGTTCAGTATTGTTGTTAGCCGCCCTGGGACTGGCGATCACCTATGGTCTGTTGGGGGTCATTAACATGGCGCATGGTGAAATGCTGATGCTTGGTGCTTATACCACCTGGCTGGTACAGGTGGCATTACAACGTTTTGCACCTGAGTGGCTGGCCATTTACCCACTGCTGGCATTGCCCGCAGCCTTTCTGGTGACGTCCGGGATGGGCATGCTGCTTGAGCGGACGATTATCCGTCATCTCTATGGCCGCCCGCTGGAGACACTCCTGGCGACCTGGGGGATAAGCTTAATGCTGATCCAGCTGGTCAGGCTGGTATTTGGTACACAAAATCTTGAAGTGGCAAATCCTGGCTGGCTATCAGGGGGGTTACAGGTACTGCCTAACCTCATCCTGCCGTGGAATCGTCTGGCGGTGATCCTGTTTGTGTTTCTGGTTCTGATGATGACCTGGTTAGTGTTAAACCGCACCCGGTTAGGGTTGCAGGTGCGTGCAGTGACACAGAATCGCGCTATGGCTGACTGTTGTGGTGTTCCTACCGGACGGGTAGATATGCTGGCATTTGGTTTGGGTTCTGGCCTGGCCGGTCTGGGTGGCGTGGCGCTCTCACAGTTGGGTAATGTGGGACCGGAACTCGGACAAGGCTACATCATCGACTCTTTCTTAGTGGTCGTGGTCGGTGGCGTAGGTCAGTTAGCCGGCACTGTTGTCGCGGCTTTCAGCCTCGGTATGCTTAACAAAATCCTCGAGCCCGAGATGGGCGCTGTGCTTGGGAAGATTTTGATTCTGGTGCTGATTATTTTGTTTATTCAGAAACGTCCTCAAGGGTTGTTTGCTGCTAAAGGAAGGGTGACAGACTGA
- a CDS encoding hypothetical protein (ID:JIFNMEKO_01345;~source:Prodigal:2.6), with the protein MGPDGTVIARDVADYRALSLVEAVIALRRHPFGLQAPEEPLHRGIIPAVTPATHALLYPTAPQRLPVLTAGIVAALIAVEHHACWLTPKLPGHLQCFDREGRVRRRRYRPAHRFAGEQIQHCCQISPAFSRPDIRHIAAPDLIRRGNRELPVEMVRYFNVFVPAAFEFMRRDLATGDIQLFHQLTGQPSPESDALSADHRGDTSRASRATTGVPDFTDETLFNGTLGVRIPAIFTNVAITASVNTEQPAQWRYRVVRPQTVYYRELFRESDIKSAVAFFRISFSISRRCIRFLISLSSVCSGVRGSPGGVFPGARYVTILPGG; encoded by the coding sequence GTGGGGCCGGATGGCACTGTAATAGCCCGTGATGTAGCTGATTATCGCGCTCTGAGCCTCGTTGAAGCTGTTATAGCCCTTCGTCGGCACCCATTCGGTCTTCAGGCTCCGGAAGAACCGCTCCATCGGGGCATTATCCCAGCAGTTACCCCGGCGACTCATGCTCTGCTTTATCCGACAGCGCCACAGAGGCTGCCGGTACTGACGGCTGGTATAGTGGCTGCCCTGATCGCTGTGGAACATCACGCCTGTTGGCTTACCCCGAAGCTCCCAGGCCATCTGCAATGCTTTGACCGTGAGGGCCGAGTCCGGCGACGTCGATATCGCCCAGCCCACAGGTTTGCGGGCGAACAGATCCAGCACTGCTGCCAGATAAGCCCAGCATTTTCCCGTCCAGATATACGTCACATCGCCGCACCAGACCTGATCCGGCGCGGTAACCGCGAACTGCCGGTCGAGATGGTTCGGTATTTCAATGTGTTCGTTCCCGCCGCGTTTGAATTTATGCGCCGGGACCTGGCAACTGGCGATATCCAGCTCTTTCATCAGCTTACCGGCCAGCCATCGCCCGAGTCTGACGCCCTTAGCGCTGACCATCGTGGCGATACTTCTCGCGCCAGCAGAGCCACCACTGGCGTTCCAGACTTCACTGACGAGACTCTGTTTAACGGCACGCTCGGCGTCAGAATCCCTGCCATTTTTACGAATGTAGCGATAACTGCTTCGGTGAACACCGAACAGCCGGCACAATGGCGCTACCGGGTAGTGCGCCCTCAGACTGTCTATTATCGTGAACTGTTCAGGGAGTCCGACATCAAGAGCGCGGTAGCCTTTTTTAGGATTTCATTCTCCATTTCAAGGCGTTGTATCCGTTTTCTCATTTCCCTGAGTTCAGTCTGCTCAGGCGTCAGAGGCAGCCCCGGGGGCGTTTTCCCTGGCGCTCGATACGTAACGATTTTACCCGGCGGTTGA
- the metP_2 gene encoding Methionine import system permease protein MetP (ID:JIFNMEKO_01350;~source:Prodigal:2.6) codes for MIEASRSMGARWHTLIFSVLLAESSPALVSGMTVTLIALVSYSAMAGVIGAGGLGNLAFLEGFQRNHSDVTLIATLTILALVFVIQFIGDRLTRRLDKR; via the coding sequence GTGATTGAAGCCAGCCGTTCAATGGGGGCTCGCTGGCACACGCTGATTTTTTCAGTGCTGCTGGCAGAGTCATCACCTGCGCTGGTTTCCGGTATGACGGTAACATTGATCGCACTGGTGAGCTACAGCGCCATGGCGGGGGTTATCGGTGCAGGAGGATTGGGAAACCTGGCCTTTCTGGAGGGGTTCCAGCGAAATCACAGTGATGTGACCTTGATTGCCACACTGACCATTCTGGCGCTGGTGTTTGTTATTCAATTTATTGGCGACAGACTCACTCGCCGGCTGGATAAACGTTAA
- the metN_2 gene encoding Methionine import ATP-binding protein MetN (ID:JIFNMEKO_01348;~source:Prodigal:2.6), whose protein sequence is MQVRDDAWKSTGNVLDNMVNEQQMIVLNNVSKVFSSASGDVIAVDKVNLQVAKGEIYGIIGYSGAGKSTLIRLFNGLEKPSEGEVIVDGQDIAKAKGEALRQARLKISMVFQHFNLLWSRTVSQNIAFSLQIAGIPREKIAKRVAELVHLVGLTGREDAYPAQLSGGQKQRVGIARALANKPEVLLCDEATSALDPQTTEAILDLLLEINQKLNLTIVLITHEMNVVRKICHRVAVMESGKIVEEGDVLAVFTHPQQPITRQFVKQTQAYSTEITPFNPDFVDPDAGAVLKLTFIGLPTGQPVVGELTLKYGVPFNILHGKMTQTTHGNFGELWLQVAADEQQLTAILAELQQHQINTEVVTNA, encoded by the coding sequence ATGCAGGTAAGGGATGATGCATGGAAATCAACCGGTAACGTACTGGATAACATGGTAAATGAACAACAGATGATAGTTTTGAATAATGTTTCAAAAGTTTTTTCTTCTGCATCAGGCGATGTCATTGCCGTTGATAAGGTCAATTTGCAAGTCGCTAAAGGTGAGATCTACGGCATCATCGGTTACAGCGGAGCAGGCAAAAGTACGCTGATTAGATTATTCAACGGGCTGGAGAAACCGAGCGAAGGCGAGGTGATTGTCGATGGCCAGGATATCGCCAAAGCGAAAGGCGAAGCGTTACGTCAGGCCAGGCTTAAAATCAGCATGGTTTTCCAGCATTTTAATCTTCTCTGGTCGCGCACAGTCAGTCAAAATATTGCTTTTTCACTGCAAATTGCCGGCATTCCTCGTGAGAAAATTGCAAAACGCGTTGCTGAGTTAGTACATCTGGTTGGATTAACTGGCAGAGAGGATGCATATCCCGCACAGTTGAGTGGCGGACAAAAACAGCGGGTTGGTATTGCCCGGGCTCTGGCGAATAAACCTGAGGTACTATTATGTGATGAAGCTACCTCGGCGCTGGATCCGCAAACCACGGAGGCGATTCTTGATCTTCTGCTGGAAATTAACCAAAAGCTGAATCTGACAATTGTGCTGATCACTCATGAAATGAATGTGGTGCGTAAAATTTGTCACCGGGTTGCCGTCATGGAGTCAGGGAAAATTGTTGAAGAGGGGGATGTCTTAGCGGTATTTACCCACCCGCAACAACCGATTACACGTCAGTTCGTCAAACAAACACAGGCATATTCCACGGAAATCACCCCGTTTAATCCTGATTTCGTTGATCCTGATGCGGGAGCAGTACTAAAACTGACGTTTATTGGCCTGCCTACCGGACAACCCGTGGTGGGAGAGCTGACATTAAAATATGGTGTGCCATTTAATATACTGCATGGAAAAATGACCCAGACTACACATGGAAATTTTGGTGAATTATGGCTGCAGGTGGCGGCCGATGAACAGCAGTTAACCGCGATTCTCGCAGAGCTGCAGCAGCATCAGATCAACACGGAGGTGGTGACAAATGCCTGA
- the amiC_2 gene encoding Aliphatic amidase expression-regulating protein (ID:JIFNMEKO_01357;~source:Prodigal:2.6) produces MKRRHFLKACALSVTVATMGLAWSVQAAETIKVGIMSSLSGTMAISETPLKDVALMTIDQINAKGGVLGKKLEPVVVDPASNWPLFAEKARQLLSQDKVAVVFGCWTSVSRKSVLPVFEELNGLLFYPVQYEGEEMSPNVFYTGAAPNQQAIPAVEYLMSEDGGSAKRFFLLGTDYVYPRTTNKILRAFLHSKGVADKDITEVYTPFGYSDYQTIVADIKKFSAGGKNAVISTINGDSNVPFYKELANQGIKATDVPVIAFSVGEEELRGIDTKPLVGHLAAWNYFESLDNPTNAKFVADYKAYAKARNLPNASTVVTNDPMEATYVGIHMWAQAVEKAGTTDVDKVRAAMAGQTFAAPDGYTLTMDKTNHHLHKPVMIGEIEPNSQFNVVWQTDKPVRAQPWSPYIAGNDKKPETPVKSNQ; encoded by the coding sequence ATGAAAAGACGTCACTTTCTTAAAGCCTGTGCACTCTCTGTCACGGTAGCAACAATGGGCCTGGCCTGGAGCGTTCAGGCAGCAGAGACGATTAAAGTCGGTATCATGAGTTCACTTTCCGGCACCATGGCGATTTCTGAAACACCACTGAAAGATGTCGCGCTGATGACCATCGATCAGATCAATGCCAAAGGCGGTGTGCTGGGTAAAAAACTAGAACCTGTGGTGGTTGATCCTGCATCAAACTGGCCATTGTTTGCCGAAAAAGCCCGCCAGTTACTCAGCCAGGATAAAGTGGCTGTGGTGTTCGGCTGCTGGACTTCAGTCTCTCGTAAATCTGTATTGCCGGTATTTGAAGAATTGAACGGGCTGCTGTTCTATCCGGTACAGTACGAGGGTGAAGAGATGTCACCTAATGTCTTTTACACTGGTGCGGCGCCCAATCAGCAGGCAATCCCGGCGGTGGAATATTTGATGAGCGAAGACGGTGGCAGCGCGAAACGTTTCTTCCTGCTTGGCACCGACTATGTCTACCCGCGAACCACCAATAAGATCCTGCGGGCGTTTTTGCATAGTAAAGGTGTCGCTGACAAAGATATCACCGAAGTCTACACCCCCTTTGGCTACAGCGATTACCAGACTATTGTAGCGGATATCAAAAAGTTCTCCGCCGGGGGTAAAAATGCGGTGATTTCAACGATCAATGGTGACTCAAATGTGCCTTTCTATAAAGAACTGGCTAACCAGGGTATCAAAGCGACAGATGTTCCGGTTATCGCGTTTTCGGTTGGTGAAGAAGAGCTACGCGGTATCGACACCAAACCATTGGTTGGTCATCTTGCTGCCTGGAACTATTTCGAGTCACTGGATAACCCCACCAACGCTAAATTTGTCGCCGACTACAAAGCCTACGCTAAAGCCCGCAATTTACCTAACGCCAGTACTGTTGTCACCAACGACCCGATGGAAGCCACTTATGTAGGTATTCATATGTGGGCACAAGCAGTGGAGAAAGCGGGCACCACAGACGTTGATAAAGTTCGCGCAGCGATGGCCGGGCAAACCTTTGCCGCACCGGATGGCTACACCCTGACCATGGACAAAACCAACCACCATCTGCATAAACCTGTGATGATTGGTGAGATTGAACCTAACAGTCAATTTAACGTGGTTTGGCAAACCGATAAACCGGTACGTGCGCAACCATGGAGTCCTTATATTGCGGGTAATGATAAAAAACCAGAAACCCCTGTTAAATCGAATCAGTAA
- a CDS encoding hypothetical protein (ID:JIFNMEKO_01346;~source:Prodigal:2.6): MSKAFTAEFKVEAAKLVLDQNYTHGEAAKAMNVSLSAINRRVKSLRIERQGKRPRGCL, from the coding sequence ATGAGCAAAGCATTTACTGCTGAATTTAAAGTCGAAGCGGCAAAACTGGTCCTGGATCAGAACTACACTCACGGCGAGGCGGCTAAGGCGATGAACGTCAGCCTCTCCGCCATCAACCGCCGGGTAAAATCGTTACGTATCGAGCGCCAGGGAAAACGCCCCCGGGGCTGCCTCTGA
- a CDS encoding hypothetical protein (ID:JIFNMEKO_01351;~source:Prodigal:2.6) has product MNKTVKLLVAATLGAMSLGAWANTLKVGASNVPHAEILEQAKPLLAKQGIELEIQPFRITSCLTPHWPAVKLMPTISSTFPIWTA; this is encoded by the coding sequence ATGAATAAAACTGTCAAATTATTGGTCGCCGCGACCCTGGGCGCGATGAGTCTCGGTGCGTGGGCTAATACTCTGAAGGTCGGCGCTTCGAATGTCCCGCATGCTGAGATCCTTGAGCAGGCCAAACCCCTGTTAGCCAAACAAGGTATCGAGCTGGAAATTCAGCCTTTTAGGATTACATCCTGCCTAACACCGCACTGGCCAGCCGTGAAATTGATGCCAACTATTTCCAGCACATTCCCTATCTGGACAGCGTGA
- the lptB_2 gene encoding Lipopolysaccharide export system ATP-binding protein LptB (ID:JIFNMEKO_01354;~source:Prodigal:2.6), with protein sequence MSEALYTQPQRQDRYRAQPDPILSMQKVNVSFDGFRALTDLTLDIGVGELLCVIGPNGAGKTTLMDVITGKTRPDNGEVVYDQSHDLTVLSPVEIARQGIGRKFQKPTVFEALTVSENLEVALKTNKSVWHCLRARLNSAQQDRIDEIITLLRLDTERSRCAGLLSHGQKQFLEIGMLLIQDPYLLLLDEPVAGMTDAETAYTAELFRELAGRHALMVVEHDMGFVETIADRVIVLHQGQRLAEGALCDVQANEQVIEVYLGR encoded by the coding sequence ATGAGTGAGGCACTGTATACTCAACCACAGCGTCAGGACCGTTACCGTGCTCAGCCGGATCCCATCCTCTCGATGCAGAAGGTTAATGTCAGTTTTGATGGTTTTCGCGCTCTGACCGATTTAACGCTCGATATCGGGGTCGGAGAGTTACTCTGCGTGATTGGTCCTAACGGGGCGGGAAAAACCACATTGATGGATGTGATTACCGGTAAAACACGTCCGGATAACGGCGAGGTAGTTTACGATCAATCTCATGATCTTACCGTGCTCTCACCCGTGGAGATCGCCCGTCAGGGTATCGGACGTAAATTTCAGAAGCCGACTGTTTTTGAAGCCCTGACGGTCAGTGAAAATCTCGAAGTAGCGCTGAAAACCAACAAATCGGTATGGCACTGTTTGCGTGCACGACTGAACAGTGCACAACAGGATCGCATAGACGAAATTATCACCTTATTACGACTGGATACTGAGCGTTCACGCTGTGCAGGCTTGCTTTCGCATGGACAAAAACAGTTTCTGGAAATCGGCATGTTGCTGATTCAGGACCCCTATCTGTTGCTGCTTGATGAACCGGTAGCCGGTATGACCGATGCGGAAACGGCTTATACCGCCGAGTTATTCCGTGAGCTGGCTGGTCGTCATGCCTTGATGGTTGTAGAGCATGATATGGGTTTTGTCGAAACGATTGCCGATCGGGTGATCGTGCTTCACCAGGGGCAGCGCCTCGCAGAGGGCGCTTTGTGTGATGTTCAGGCAAATGAACAGGTCATTGAAGTCTATCTGGGGCGATAA
- a CDS encoding hypothetical protein (ID:JIFNMEKO_01347;~source:Prodigal:2.6), with protein sequence MNCFYPALLAGILLLTGCTGQQQKPPEAEFFAGNSPLTITHIITRADDGSSIRVTVDGYDAGLLKRGEHTTLHLPAGKHIVGGYVETLLGYGRVTIPPLTVTTQKQTIRQVEYSIRLNKPAFSDRGTTQDPAAETTTPVATGDTHNQSPTATSPDNAVSPEASLPSVTVLPVKPPSITVQPPENTTVSDNTAVSDNLSSATPVAESSTPHAATAETPSAATPPAATSQQ encoded by the coding sequence ATGAACTGTTTTTACCCGGCGTTGCTCGCGGGAATATTACTGCTGACGGGCTGTACCGGACAACAACAGAAGCCGCCTGAAGCAGAGTTTTTTGCCGGGAACTCACCGCTGACTATCACGCATATTATTACTCGTGCAGATGATGGTTCATCCATTAGAGTCACAGTAGATGGCTATGATGCTGGCTTACTTAAACGCGGCGAACATACCACCCTTCATCTGCCGGCTGGAAAACACATTGTGGGTGGTTATGTTGAGACACTGCTCGGCTATGGCCGAGTGACAATACCTCCTTTAACGGTAACAACGCAAAAACAGACAATCCGTCAGGTCGAGTATTCGATAAGACTGAATAAACCTGCGTTTAGTGACCGTGGGACAACACAGGATCCTGCAGCAGAAACCACAACACCGGTAGCCACAGGGGATACTCATAATCAATCGCCAACAGCAACCTCTCCTGACAACGCTGTTTCTCCGGAAGCCTCACTGCCCTCAGTCACTGTTCTGCCGGTAAAACCACCGTCAATTACCGTGCAACCACCTGAAAATACAACAGTTAGTGATAACACAGCAGTTAGTGATAATTTATCCTCTGCAACACCTGTGGCTGAATCGTCGACGCCCCATGCGGCTACTGCTGAAACTCCATCCGCTGCTACTCCACCTGCTGCTACGAGTCAGCAATAA
- the metQ_2 gene encoding Methionine-binding lipoprotein MetQ (ID:JIFNMEKO_01352;~source:Prodigal:2.6), producing MIKDHAGDKSYDFVSAGAIHIEPIGIYSKKYKSLKELPQKGKVIMRDAVAEEGRILSIFEQQGVIKLRPGVKKVDARISDIVDNPKQLKFLPNVEGALLPQMYNNDEGDAVVINANYAIDAGLDPIKDPIAVESGENNPYANIITVHRGDDNKPDIVALVNVLHSPEIHQWILKKYKGAVIPVSQ from the coding sequence GTGATCAAAGATCATGCCGGAGATAAAAGCTATGACTTTGTCAGCGCAGGGGCGATCCACATTGAACCTATTGGTATTTACTCGAAAAAATATAAATCACTGAAAGAGTTGCCTCAGAAGGGTAAGGTGATTATGCGTGATGCGGTGGCAGAAGAGGGGCGTATTCTGAGTATTTTTGAACAACAGGGCGTGATTAAACTGCGTCCAGGAGTGAAAAAAGTTGACGCACGTATCAGCGACATCGTCGATAACCCTAAGCAACTTAAATTCCTGCCGAATGTTGAAGGGGCATTGTTACCGCAGATGTATAACAATGACGAAGGTGACGCTGTGGTGATTAATGCCAACTATGCAATTGATGCGGGTCTTGATCCGATTAAAGACCCGATTGCGGTGGAGAGTGGCGAAAATAATCCGTATGCCAATATCATTACTGTGCATCGTGGCGATGATAATAAACCTGATATTGTTGCCTTGGTTAATGTGCTGCATTCGCCCGAGATACATCAGTGGATTCTGAAAAAGTATAAAGGTGCCGTGATCCCGGTAAGTCAGTAA
- the livF_2 gene encoding High-affinity branched-chain amino acid transport ATP-binding protein LivF (ID:JIFNMEKO_01353;~source:Prodigal:2.6), with amino-acid sequence MFRQMNRSLKSIWGDNMLTVKELQQYYGGSHILRGVSFDVQQGEITCLLGRNGVGKTTLLRCLMGLIPVRSGEVVWQEKSITQWRPHQRVAGGIAYVPQGRDIFPRLTVEENLLMGLARFPSRQAQRVPEEIYALFPVLYGMRQRRGGDLSGGQQQQLAIGRALACQPALLILDEPTEGIQPSVIKEVGMVIRQLAQRGDMAILLVEQFYDFAAELADRYLVMSRGEIIQRGDGRMMEAEGVRNLVTI; translated from the coding sequence ATGTTCAGGCAAATGAACAGGTCATTGAAGTCTATCTGGGGCGATAACATGCTAACGGTTAAAGAGTTACAGCAGTACTACGGCGGCAGTCATATTCTGCGTGGTGTCAGTTTTGATGTGCAACAAGGTGAAATAACCTGCCTGTTAGGACGCAACGGTGTGGGTAAAACCACCCTGTTACGTTGTCTGATGGGGCTGATTCCGGTACGCAGTGGCGAGGTGGTGTGGCAGGAAAAATCGATTACACAATGGCGTCCCCATCAGCGAGTGGCAGGAGGCATCGCCTATGTCCCTCAGGGGCGGGATATCTTTCCCCGCTTAACCGTGGAAGAGAATCTTCTGATGGGGCTGGCCCGGTTCCCTTCCCGGCAAGCCCAGCGAGTACCTGAGGAGATTTATGCGCTGTTTCCCGTGCTGTATGGGATGCGTCAGCGTCGCGGAGGGGATCTCTCGGGTGGGCAACAGCAGCAACTTGCTATTGGCCGTGCACTGGCGTGTCAACCTGCGTTGCTGATTCTGGATGAGCCTACCGAGGGAATACAACCTTCAGTTATCAAAGAGGTTGGTATGGTTATTCGCCAACTGGCACAGCGTGGTGACATGGCGATTTTACTGGTGGAGCAATTCTACGATTTCGCTGCAGAGTTAGCCGATCGCTATTTGGTCATGTCGCGCGGTGAGATAATACAGCGTGGTGACGGCAGGATGATGGAGGCCGAAGGGGTAAGAAATTTGGTGACCATTTGA
- the metP_1 gene encoding Methionine import system permease protein MetP (ID:JIFNMEKO_01349;~source:Prodigal:2.6): MPESLFPHLKLDRLWDATCETFYMTSVAGIATFLFGIAIGLILFLTARGGLLQNRAVYSVMSLLVNIFRSIPFIILIVLLNPVYQSTDRYHSRGECGATCVNRWCCTVLCTPG, translated from the coding sequence ATGCCTGAGTCACTCTTTCCGCATCTGAAACTCGACAGATTATGGGATGCAACCTGTGAAACATTTTATATGACCAGTGTTGCCGGCATCGCCACCTTTCTGTTTGGTATCGCGATTGGATTAATTTTGTTTCTTACCGCGCGAGGCGGTCTGTTACAGAATCGGGCGGTTTATTCGGTGATGTCCTTGCTGGTGAATATCTTCCGATCCATCCCGTTTATCATTTTGATTGTACTGTTGAACCCCGTTTACCAAAGTACTGATCGGTACCATTCTCGGGGCGAATGCGGCGCTACCTGCGTTAATCGTTGGTGCTGCACCGTTTTATGCACGCCTGGTTGA
- a CDS encoding hypothetical protein (ID:JIFNMEKO_01355;~source:Prodigal:2.6) produces the protein MKQPLSLTLSQRSPRLFRGTVVVLALLLLTLPLLALLPATHPLAVSTYTLTLMGKILCYAIVAIALDLVWGYAGMLSLGHGLFFALGGYAMGMYLMRQASGDSLPAFMSFLSWQELPWFWQWTEFFPWALFLIVAVPGLLAGIFGWFAFRSRIKGVYFSIITQAMTYAMMLLFFRNETGFGGNNGFTGFTTLLGYSVTATGTRIALFMATVILLFCTLGIGFFLARSKFGRVLTAVRDAENRLMFCGYDPRGFKLFIWVISAVLCALAGALYVPQVGIINPGETSPTNSIEAAIWVALGGRGTLIGPVLGAVIVNGAKSWFTVAFPEYWLLFLGVMFIAVTLFLPRGVIGLLRRNKHE, from the coding sequence ATGAAACAACCACTTTCTCTTACCTTGTCACAACGTTCTCCCCGCCTGTTCAGGGGAACAGTTGTTGTTCTGGCTTTGCTGCTGCTGACCCTGCCACTGCTGGCATTATTGCCTGCAACGCACCCTCTGGCCGTGTCCACCTATACCCTGACGCTGATGGGAAAAATTCTCTGTTACGCGATTGTGGCAATTGCACTTGATCTTGTCTGGGGTTACGCCGGTATGCTCTCTCTGGGACATGGCCTGTTTTTTGCCCTGGGGGGATATGCTATGGGCATGTATCTGATGCGTCAGGCTTCCGGCGACAGTTTACCTGCTTTCATGTCGTTTTTATCCTGGCAGGAGCTCCCCTGGTTCTGGCAGTGGACAGAGTTCTTCCCCTGGGCACTATTTTTGATTGTTGCTGTTCCCGGTCTGCTGGCGGGTATCTTTGGCTGGTTTGCTTTCCGTTCAAGAATCAAAGGGGTTTATTTTTCTATTATCACTCAGGCGATGACCTACGCCATGATGCTACTGTTTTTCCGCAATGAAACAGGCTTTGGCGGGAATAATGGCTTTACCGGTTTTACCACTTTGCTGGGCTATTCTGTTACCGCTACTGGCACTCGCATTGCACTCTTCATGGCCACCGTTATCTTGTTGTTTTGTACCCTGGGTATCGGTTTTTTCCTCGCCCGCAGCAAATTTGGCCGGGTACTCACGGCGGTGCGCGATGCAGAAAATCGCCTGATGTTTTGCGGCTATGATCCACGTGGATTCAAGCTGTTTATTTGGGTGATCTCTGCGGTGTTGTGTGCCCTGGCCGGAGCGCTTTATGTGCCACAGGTGGGGATCATCAACCCCGGGGAGACGTCACCGACCAATTCAATCGAAGCGGCTATCTGGGTCGCGCTTGGTGGGCGTGGAACCCTAATTGGTCCGGTGCTTGGTGCAGTGATTGTCAACGGTGCCAAAAGCTGGTTTACCGTGGCTTTTCCTGAGTACTGGCTACTGTTTCTCGGTGTCATGTTTATCGCCGTCACCCTGTTTCTGCCACGTGGCGTCATTGGTTTACTGAGAAGGAATAAACATGAGTGA